In Phycisphaerae bacterium, a genomic segment contains:
- a CDS encoding RsmE family RNA methyltransferase produces the protein MRTLRFLCDTINQNTDAVLADTQFRHLTKVLRLKNGDSVELFDGKGALAQAVIKKIEKNHAVLTVKDVKNYSKPQRNRIIIASSIAKGERFELLVAKCTELGVDRIVPVIFERTVKQALQHKRLETIAAESTKQCQRLFLPVIDEPMDFKEIIKKLKTEYPNAKIVFGSLTEGAESIINFDFGSNDCFAFIGPEGGLTDAEENMLKEINAQAVKLTDTILRIETAAIVFAACLTAKRDFGK, from the coding sequence ATGAGAACTTTAAGATTTCTTTGTGATACGATAAATCAAAATACTGATGCGGTCCTCGCTGATACGCAGTTCAGACATCTTACGAAGGTTCTTCGCCTGAAAAACGGCGATTCTGTCGAGCTTTTCGACGGCAAAGGCGCACTCGCTCAGGCGGTTATTAAAAAAATCGAAAAAAATCACGCCGTACTGACCGTTAAAGATGTCAAAAACTACTCAAAACCTCAGCGAAATAGAATCATAATAGCCTCAAGCATCGCCAAAGGAGAGCGTTTCGAGCTGCTTGTCGCCAAATGCACGGAATTAGGCGTTGACAGAATCGTGCCGGTTATTTTCGAAAGAACCGTAAAGCAGGCACTGCAGCATAAACGGCTCGAAACAATCGCTGCCGAATCGACAAAACAGTGCCAGAGATTATTTCTGCCCGTAATCGACGAGCCGATGGATTTTAAGGAAATAATTAAAAAGTTAAAAACTGAATATCCCAACGCTAAAATTGTCTTTGGTTCTTTAACAGAAGGCGCCGAATCAATTATAAATTTTGATTTTGGCTCAAATGATTGTTTTGCCTTCATCGGGCCTGAAGGCGGCCTGACCGACGCTGAAGAAAATATGCTTAAGGAAATTAATGCGCAAGCCGTCAAACTTACGGATACAATATTAAGAATTGAAACAGCCGCAATCGTATTTGCCGCCTGTTTAACCGCTAAAAGAGATTTTGGAAAATAA
- a CDS encoding dual specificity protein phosphatase family protein: MAKKKNPVIGWLWIAAIVLLAVVLVKHFYIKNFQVIKPGVLYTSGQPRGMDYTRLLYKYHIAAFVNVRKTDEHREQNWHNEEVAWMKSHGVTYIELPIDKDVADDGIPDLETSGKFLEIMDERANIPVLLHDNTGKKRVSYLAAVWMLKSGGFNLDKTVEKIKQLKGQPLNEQEMEFLRSLVP, encoded by the coding sequence ATGGCGAAAAAGAAAAATCCTGTTATTGGATGGTTATGGATAGCGGCAATAGTCCTTTTGGCGGTAGTGCTTGTAAAACATTTTTATATAAAGAATTTTCAGGTGATAAAGCCGGGAGTTCTTTATACGAGCGGCCAGCCGCGGGGTATGGATTATACACGTCTTTTATATAAGTATCACATTGCCGCATTCGTAAATGTACGCAAGACGGACGAACATCGTGAACAGAACTGGCACAATGAAGAAGTGGCCTGGATGAAAAGCCACGGCGTAACATATATAGAGCTTCCGATAGATAAAGACGTTGCGGATGACGGTATTCCCGATTTGGAAACATCTGGCAAATTTCTGGAGATAATGGACGAAAGAGCCAATATTCCCGTACTTTTGCACGACAATACCGGCAAGAAAAGAGTTTCGTATCTTGCGGCGGTATGGATGCTGAAGTCGGGCGGTTTTAATCTCGACAAGACTGTGGAAAAAATCAAACAGTTAAAAGGACAGCCGCTTAACGAGCAGGAGATGGAATTTCTGCGTTCTCTTGTGCCTTAA
- the ribE gene encoding 6,7-dimethyl-8-ribityllumazine synthase has translation MIKQIQGKLTAEKAKFAIVVSRFNEFITSKLLAGAIDALQRHGAEDEQITVVWVPGSIEITPAAKKLAAGGKFDAVICIGAIIRGQTNHYEYVGQQVSRGVSQINYDTGIPTIFGVLTCDTIEQAIERAGTKAGNAGATAAVSAMEMVNVLCQI, from the coding sequence AAACTTACTGCCGAAAAGGCGAAATTCGCGATAGTTGTAAGCCGCTTCAACGAGTTTATCACTTCCAAACTTCTCGCGGGCGCCATCGATGCCCTGCAGAGGCACGGCGCTGAAGACGAGCAGATTACAGTTGTCTGGGTTCCCGGCTCTATAGAAATCACACCAGCTGCCAAGAAGCTCGCTGCCGGCGGAAAATTCGATGCCGTTATTTGCATCGGCGCAATTATCCGAGGCCAGACGAATCACTACGAATATGTCGGCCAGCAGGTAAGCCGCGGCGTCAGTCAGATTAACTACGACACCGGGATACCGACTATTTTCGGTGTCCTGACCTGTGACACAATAGAGCAGGCGATAGAACGGGCCGGCACCAAGGCCGGCAACGCCGGCGCAACTGCCGCTGTCAGCGCGATGGAAATGGTAAACGTGCTCTGTCAAATATAA
- a CDS encoding glycosyltransferase family 2 protein translates to MAESVKYSIVVPLYNEQSVVQELYERLTKVMKQTGGSYELVLVDDGSSDTTMEKLKSIAEKDEHVVAVELRRNFGQTPALAAGFDHTCGEVIISMDGDLQHLPEEIPNFLVKIEQGYDVVSGWREKRVDNLIMRKIPSRAANWMASKVSGVDIHDFGTTFKAYRRQIIDDLRLYGEMHRFIPALVSSSGARIIEIPIKNIERPAGKSNYGISRTFRVAFDLITLRFLLGYITRPLHFFGKAAFYCLVISGLILAYVLFDKLYFNVPILDAHGPLAAAGIVLLLMGLIFISTGLLGELISRVYFEATDRKIYAVRNVYRK, encoded by the coding sequence ATGGCTGAGAGTGTGAAATATTCGATAGTAGTTCCTTTGTATAACGAACAGTCCGTAGTGCAGGAACTTTACGAACGGCTTACAAAGGTGATGAAACAAACGGGCGGAAGTTACGAGCTTGTGCTTGTCGACGACGGCAGCAGCGATACGACGATGGAAAAGCTGAAGAGCATCGCCGAAAAGGACGAGCATGTAGTAGCGGTAGAATTGCGGAGAAATTTCGGGCAGACGCCCGCTTTGGCGGCAGGGTTCGACCATACCTGCGGCGAAGTGATAATAAGTATGGACGGCGACCTGCAGCATCTGCCGGAAGAGATACCGAATTTCCTGGTGAAGATAGAGCAAGGCTACGACGTCGTAAGCGGCTGGCGGGAAAAACGGGTCGATAATCTTATTATGCGAAAAATTCCGAGCAGGGCCGCCAACTGGATGGCCTCAAAGGTCAGCGGCGTGGATATTCACGATTTCGGCACAACCTTCAAGGCTTACCGGCGGCAGATAATCGACGACCTGAGACTCTACGGCGAGATGCACCGATTTATTCCTGCCCTTGTTTCCTCCAGCGGTGCAAGGATTATTGAAATTCCGATTAAGAACATTGAAAGACCGGCAGGCAAGAGCAATTACGGCATATCACGAACGTTCAGAGTGGCGTTCGATTTGATTACCCTTCGTTTTCTTCTGGGTTATATCACCCGGCCGCTGCATTTCTTCGGCAAGGCCGCGTTTTACTGTCTCGTGATTTCCGGTCTTATTTTGGCTTATGTGCTTTTTGACAAGCTTTATTTTAATGTGCCGATACTCGATGCTCACGGACCGTTAGCCGCGGCAGGGATAGTTCTTTTACTTATGGGTTTGATTTTTATTTCAACCGGCCTCCTGGGCGAACTGATAAGCAGGGTGTATTTCGAAGCGACCGACCGAAAAATCTACGCGGTCAGAAATGTTTATAGAAAGTAA
- a CDS encoding LptF/LptG family permease encodes MVFILHRYIFRELFKVFALSAMALGVIMSLGSLLRPVQEYGVGPRQVFDLLCYFLPITMTFVLPVAALFATSLVYGRIAADNEFDACKASGISPSMLFYPALVLAIIISIANLLLSFHVVPAYVQRAEAAMKADAKQILFRNIQRQGYYSLPGSQFRIYADAVDIKNSGLLGVVIIDTSKDKEKKLITAESATVNFDNTAKTNEVKVYAKNAFQFDEQGGIFVKAISVLGDFQALMGDDVKFRKIEQMNAIKLSPMTYYPIAVCAWNAYERLTTEMLYKEIKNALNAKTDNFYQLHNDNALIRFTGEKCLLNSEQDNIELTGKIVLFEYDKSSGELTRSYRGEKLTLQLSAETQTRPSTKIVLTLPNAIWLDRGVEFIKPRYSAKELALPDSIASKLGEDVITTAQAHSYITAPSSRLEELIKEMKRKIRVTLFEIKAEIHSRLVFGIGCITLILIGTELGIIFKGGHLLTAFGISSIPAAALLVFIMAGKNITTNQNSSAGADFGVSFMWTGLLILSIFAVVFYRKLLKN; translated from the coding sequence ATGGTTTTTATTCTTCACAGATACATTTTTAGGGAATTGTTCAAGGTCTTTGCCCTTTCGGCGATGGCCCTTGGCGTTATCATGAGTCTGGGCAGTCTTTTGCGGCCCGTTCAGGAATATGGCGTTGGTCCTCGCCAGGTATTCGACCTGCTATGTTATTTTCTCCCGATAACGATGACATTTGTCCTGCCCGTTGCCGCCCTTTTCGCAACTTCCCTTGTGTACGGAAGAATTGCCGCCGACAACGAGTTCGACGCCTGCAAGGCAAGCGGAATAAGTCCTTCGATGCTTTTTTATCCCGCTCTTGTACTGGCGATTATAATTTCCATAGCCAACTTACTGTTAAGTTTTCACGTCGTGCCCGCTTATGTCCAGCGAGCCGAAGCGGCCATGAAAGCCGATGCCAAGCAGATATTATTTCGAAATATCCAGCGGCAGGGTTACTATTCTCTGCCCGGCAGTCAATTCAGAATCTACGCCGACGCCGTCGACATCAAAAACTCCGGCCTGTTGGGCGTGGTAATTATTGACACCAGCAAAGACAAAGAAAAAAAACTTATCACCGCTGAATCCGCGACGGTAAATTTTGACAATACCGCCAAAACCAATGAGGTAAAGGTTTACGCCAAAAACGCTTTTCAGTTTGACGAGCAGGGTGGAATATTCGTCAAGGCGATTTCTGTGCTCGGCGACTTCCAGGCGCTTATGGGCGACGACGTAAAATTCCGGAAAATAGAGCAGATGAACGCCATCAAGCTTTCACCTATGACTTACTATCCGATAGCTGTCTGCGCTTGGAACGCGTACGAACGGCTGACTACCGAAATGCTGTATAAGGAAATAAAAAACGCTCTTAACGCCAAAACCGATAACTTTTACCAGTTGCATAACGACAATGCCCTGATTCGGTTTACCGGCGAAAAATGCCTGCTTAATAGCGAACAGGACAACATAGAGCTTACCGGGAAAATCGTACTGTTTGAATACGACAAAAGCAGTGGTGAGCTTACAAGGAGCTATCGCGGCGAAAAACTCACCCTTCAGCTCTCCGCCGAAACCCAAACCAGGCCCAGTACGAAAATCGTACTTACACTTCCAAATGCAATCTGGCTCGACCGCGGCGTGGAATTTATAAAGCCCCGCTACTCGGCAAAGGAACTTGCCCTGCCGGATTCCATTGCTTCAAAACTCGGAGAAGACGTTATTACCACTGCCCAGGCCCACAGTTATATTACCGCCCCATCGTCGAGGCTTGAAGAGCTTATCAAAGAAATGAAACGTAAAATCCGTGTAACGCTTTTCGAAATCAAGGCCGAAATTCATTCGAGACTCGTCTTTGGCATAGGCTGCATAACATTGATACTTATCGGCACTGAGCTTGGAATTATATTCAAAGGCGGGCATCTCCTGACTGCTTTCGGAATCAGTTCTATCCCCGCCGCCGCGCTGCTTGTCTTTATTATGGCCGGAAAAAACATAACGACAAATCAAAATTCTTCGGCAGGCGCCGATTTCGGCGTCTCGTTTATGTGGACAGGACTGCTGATTCTGTCTATCTTCGCCGTTGTGTTTTACAGGAAATTATTAAAAAATTAA
- a CDS encoding LptF/LptG family permease, with amino-acid sequence MKTLDKYVMKNFLTGYLIAFLVLMGLRIMIDLFVNVDEFTENAQLTSVQVLTNITSYYGRYSFLYFRDFAGMITVVAAVFSLGKMTKNNELVAIMASGVSLKRMITPILVLSLAFAGLHVIDEELLIPPMADKLVRSHDALDATLSYDMWFIGDSSGNLFCSPQFKVQDGIIINPTIITRTRKGNSILWDVTGIIKADSARYDDNKNSWILDNGVFLAVSQKLADKSYQTIKTCPSDLTPKDIPVRRKSAHMDLLSSYDLIKLARQSPKDLARLYAQKNFRLTDPIINLIMLMISLPVLVCRDPKSLKSAVFISFALTGTCYILTFVSKIFASEITIAGRVMPELWAWLPIFIFLPIAFIELDSMKT; translated from the coding sequence ATGAAGACCCTTGATAAATATGTAATGAAAAACTTTCTCACAGGTTATCTGATTGCTTTCCTTGTGCTGATGGGGCTGCGCATAATGATAGACCTGTTCGTCAATGTCGACGAATTTACGGAAAATGCGCAGCTTACATCCGTTCAGGTGCTGACAAATATCACGTCATATTACGGCAGATACAGTTTTCTGTACTTTCGTGACTTTGCCGGAATGATTACTGTCGTCGCGGCAGTGTTCTCGCTTGGAAAAATGACAAAAAACAACGAGCTGGTGGCCATAATGGCTTCCGGCGTAAGTCTCAAGCGGATGATAACACCTATTCTGGTTTTATCTCTTGCCTTCGCCGGCCTGCACGTAATCGACGAGGAACTTCTTATACCGCCGATGGCCGACAAACTTGTCCGCTCGCACGACGCTCTTGACGCGACTCTTTCTTATGATATGTGGTTCATCGGCGACAGCAGCGGCAACCTGTTCTGCTCCCCACAGTTCAAGGTACAGGACGGCATCATTATAAATCCGACAATAATAACAAGAACCAGGAAGGGAAATTCCATACTCTGGGATGTTACAGGCATAATCAAAGCCGATTCCGCTCGTTACGACGATAATAAAAATTCATGGATTCTGGATAACGGCGTGTTTCTGGCTGTATCGCAGAAGCTTGCCGACAAATCCTACCAAACGATAAAAACCTGTCCAAGCGACCTCACCCCGAAAGATATCCCCGTAAGGCGAAAATCAGCGCACATGGACCTGCTCAGTTCTTACGACCTTATAAAACTCGCCAGGCAGAGTCCCAAAGACCTCGCAAGACTCTACGCGCAGAAAAACTTCCGTTTAACAGACCCCATAATAAATCTCATTATGCTTATGATTTCTCTGCCAGTACTTGTCTGCAGAGACCCGAAAAGTCTCAAATCTGCTGTCTTTATAAGTTTCGCCCTGACGGGCACCTGCTATATCCTGACTTTCGTAAGCAAAATCTTCGCCTCGGAAATAACTATAGCCGGCAGGGTTATGCCCGAATTGTGGGCCTGGCTGCCGATTTTCATCTTTCTGCCGATAGCCTTTATCGAGCTGGATTCAATGAAAACATAA
- a CDS encoding ChbG/HpnK family deacetylase produces the protein MIINADDFGLCEGVNKAIAEAHCGGVLTSATIMANMPGSDEAVAMAKKMPSLGVGVHLNVLEGKPVSTDSKVDVLLGEDGKFKYSPSKLAIKTFISEKIRKAVEIELTAQVESVIKRGVKPTHLDSHKHFHCFGPIYKIVCSLAENFKIGAIRWPWEPETVCCGNWPQVGMKDKIRAFMVRQMAVNCQKIDSRFIKNDIFFGLAHTGRIDKEFWAEIGKTQFGGTAEVMTHPGYPEGLVNTRLVEQRQVELKWLCESATKQILSEAGIELVHYGKI, from the coding sequence ATGATTATAAACGCGGACGACTTCGGACTTTGCGAAGGCGTTAATAAAGCCATCGCCGAGGCACACTGCGGCGGAGTGCTTACCAGCGCTACAATTATGGCCAATATGCCCGGGTCGGATGAGGCGGTAGCAATGGCTAAAAAGATGCCGAGTCTCGGAGTAGGGGTGCATTTGAATGTCCTCGAAGGCAAGCCCGTTTCCACAGACTCGAAAGTAGATGTTCTGCTTGGGGAAGACGGCAAATTTAAATATTCGCCATCGAAGCTCGCAATTAAAACGTTTATTAGCGAAAAAATCCGCAAGGCTGTCGAAATTGAACTTACGGCACAGGTTGAATCGGTCATAAAAAGAGGCGTAAAGCCAACTCATCTGGATTCGCATAAACACTTTCACTGCTTTGGGCCAATATATAAGATAGTATGCTCCCTGGCGGAGAATTTTAAGATAGGCGCTATTCGGTGGCCGTGGGAGCCGGAGACAGTCTGCTGCGGTAATTGGCCGCAGGTCGGTATGAAAGATAAAATTCGCGCTTTTATGGTAAGGCAAATGGCGGTAAACTGTCAGAAGATAGACAGCCGTTTTATAAAGAATGATATTTTCTTCGGTCTGGCCCATACGGGCAGAATCGACAAAGAGTTCTGGGCCGAAATCGGCAAGACGCAATTCGGCGGAACAGCTGAAGTTATGACGCATCCGGGTTATCCGGAAGGTCTTGTGAATACTCGTCTTGTCGAACAGCGTCAGGTCGAACTTAAATGGCTCTGCGAATCGGCGACGAAACAGATTCTATCCGAAGCAGGAATTGAACTTGTGCATTATGGTAAAATTTAG
- a CDS encoding glycosyltransferase family 39 protein, with amino-acid sequence MTEQNNKLLLTIAVMAFASVMSFWALSGGPLDNHECLVSVTAREMLANNNWIVPTFNDEIRLQKTPLNYWLVASVAKITGSVNEFSARLPSAVFAILSAAAILYFTSQWLAFPIAILSTALWISTLGFIRYSHNGRPEMTLCALIMISMLSFYSAMKTQSRRRQVSYMLVFWLSFSLAMLAKGPAPLALVVPPIFFYFAVFRQWGKLKFTLPIIGTILFLLIVLPWPIIAFERTTGSLSFWKREFIDRFLGDYAAGRKPFWYYLQVVFLFTAPFSAFVPYIVAAPFYSVWEKKRPLMWYLWLWFVVQIVVMSISGGKRQHYILPAMPAFSILAAICLYDMIFEQTAFKLKQVKSLFIGHIIVIAAGVIGLLYWALTKEKAFIWPSIHIAMMISIMLGLVVVLFLQKHKIAATALLFAGYGAIVMTVFIYFLLPLDYNNPSRIFSLEIGRTVPSDEKLIAYRSASARTIHYAGRTIPEIADFDELYNRYLQGQWIIATGKSYEELVKDGRFNTVFYRPVAERSGSNDIGGALLHNSTGPDVIKAQENAEIPSPAR; translated from the coding sequence ATGACTGAACAAAATAATAAGCTTCTGCTGACAATCGCTGTTATGGCATTTGCATCTGTTATGTCCTTTTGGGCCCTTTCTGGCGGCCCGCTGGACAACCACGAATGTCTCGTATCGGTAACAGCAAGGGAAATGCTCGCAAATAACAACTGGATTGTCCCGACATTCAACGATGAAATCCGTCTCCAAAAGACCCCGCTTAACTACTGGCTTGTCGCCTCTGTCGCGAAAATAACCGGCAGCGTAAATGAGTTCTCCGCCCGCCTGCCAAGTGCCGTATTTGCGATTCTATCCGCCGCGGCCATTTTGTATTTCACTTCGCAATGGCTGGCCTTTCCAATCGCGATATTATCGACTGCCCTATGGATATCGACGCTGGGCTTTATCAGGTATTCGCATAACGGCCGGCCTGAAATGACGCTTTGCGCACTAATTATGATTTCAATGTTAAGTTTTTACTCCGCGATGAAAACACAGTCTCGCCGCCGCCAGGTTTCATATATGCTCGTATTCTGGCTCAGTTTCTCCCTTGCGATGCTCGCAAAAGGTCCTGCCCCGCTGGCTCTTGTCGTACCGCCGATTTTCTTTTACTTCGCCGTATTTCGGCAGTGGGGCAAATTAAAATTCACTCTGCCGATAATTGGTACGATTTTATTCCTGCTCATCGTTCTTCCCTGGCCCATAATCGCCTTTGAAAGAACTACCGGCAGCCTGTCTTTCTGGAAAAGAGAATTTATCGACCGCTTTCTGGGCGATTACGCCGCGGGCCGCAAACCATTCTGGTACTATCTGCAGGTCGTATTTTTATTTACCGCCCCGTTTTCCGCTTTCGTGCCTTATATAGTTGCGGCGCCTTTTTATTCCGTCTGGGAGAAAAAAAGGCCTCTCATGTGGTATTTATGGCTTTGGTTTGTCGTACAGATTGTGGTAATGAGCATTTCGGGCGGCAAACGTCAGCACTATATTCTCCCTGCTATGCCGGCTTTCAGTATTTTAGCCGCGATTTGCCTGTACGATATGATATTCGAACAGACAGCATTTAAGCTTAAGCAGGTTAAATCGCTTTTCATCGGTCATATAATCGTCATCGCCGCGGGCGTAATCGGACTTCTATACTGGGCGCTTACAAAAGAAAAGGCATTCATTTGGCCTTCGATTCATATTGCGATGATGATTTCCATTATGCTTGGGCTTGTAGTTGTCCTGTTCTTGCAAAAGCATAAAATCGCGGCGACCGCATTGCTTTTTGCCGGCTACGGCGCAATAGTAATGACGGTTTTCATTTATTTCCTGCTTCCGCTGGACTACAATAATCCATCGAGAATTTTCTCTCTCGAAATCGGCAGAACCGTCCCCTCCGATGAAAAACTCATCGCCTACCGCAGTGCCTCCGCTCGTACGATTCATTACGCAGGCAGAACTATTCCTGAAATTGCCGATTTCGATGAACTTTATAACAGGTACCTGCAGGGCCAGTGGATTATAGCCACAGGCAAAAGCTATGAGGAATTAGTTAAGGACGGCAGATTTAATACTGTCTTTTACAGACCCGTTGCAGAGCGTTCCGGCTCAAACGATATCGGGGGAGCGCTTCTTCATAACTCTACCGGGCCTGATGTGATTAAGGCACAAGAGAACGCAGAAATTCCATCTCCTGCTCGTTAA
- the nusB gene encoding transcription antitermination factor NusB: MPTTDRRTRARELAMQAICQLDVQGDAVLNMLGRFFAENTDDPATRELAEKWAKGVWKSITECDSLISVAAVKWELSRLNQVDRSILRLGAYQLKYCPDIPAKVVINEAIELAKKFSAEASPAFVNGVMDAIYKKLKMDSENKCEK, translated from the coding sequence ATGCCTACAACCGATAGAAGAACCAGGGCAAGAGAGCTTGCAATGCAGGCTATCTGCCAATTGGACGTTCAGGGCGATGCGGTGCTGAATATGCTCGGCCGTTTCTTTGCCGAAAATACCGATGACCCCGCGACACGGGAACTGGCTGAGAAATGGGCGAAAGGCGTATGGAAATCCATAACTGAATGCGATAGTCTTATTTCCGTCGCCGCCGTCAAGTGGGAGCTATCGAGATTAAATCAGGTCGACAGAAGTATTTTGCGGCTTGGGGCATATCAGTTAAAATACTGCCCGGATATACCGGCCAAAGTGGTGATTAACGAGGCGATAGAGCTTGCAAAAAAGTTCAGCGCCGAAGCGTCACCGGCATTTGTTAATGGTGTTATGGACGCAATCTATAAAAAATTGAAGATGGATTCGGAAAACAAATGCGAAAAATAG
- a CDS encoding AAA family ATPase, translating to MRKIVMLNQKGGVGKTTSVVNIAAALAQSGAKVAVADFDPQAHLTIHLGVEPDSVELGTYRVLSGSADFDQALIKVRPNLFLLGSNIHLVGAESELVSVVGREIIFREAVSKSKQNFDYLIIDCPPSLSLLTLNALAAAEEVIIPLQPHFLALQGLGKLLQTVTLVSRRINPSLRVSGILLCMFDSRTSLSEEIKNDIDKFLDSARETDLPWNKARIIPVFVRRNIKLAEAPSYGKTIFEYEPECNGSKDYQMIADYLRNGAVPAAEPKQNTVEISSQTPQ from the coding sequence ATGCGAAAAATAGTAATGCTCAACCAGAAAGGCGGCGTAGGCAAGACAACTTCTGTTGTCAACATCGCTGCCGCTCTCGCCCAAAGCGGCGCAAAGGTCGCTGTTGCCGACTTTGACCCGCAGGCGCATCTTACGATACACCTCGGCGTCGAGCCTGACAGCGTCGAACTCGGCACTTACAGGGTTCTTAGCGGTTCCGCTGATTTTGACCAGGCTCTTATCAAAGTCCGACCTAACCTGTTTCTGCTCGGATCTAATATCCACCTCGTCGGAGCCGAAAGCGAGCTGGTCAGCGTCGTCGGCAGGGAAATCATCTTTCGCGAAGCGGTTTCCAAATCGAAGCAGAATTTCGACTATCTGATTATTGACTGCCCTCCTTCGCTAAGCCTTTTGACGCTTAACGCCCTTGCCGCCGCTGAAGAAGTAATTATTCCTCTCCAGCCGCATTTCCTGGCGCTTCAGGGACTGGGTAAACTCCTGCAAACCGTAACTCTCGTCAGCAGACGGATAAATCCCTCGTTGCGGGTAAGCGGAATACTCCTGTGTATGTTCGACAGCAGAACGTCCCTGTCGGAAGAAATTAAAAATGATATCGACAAATTTCTCGACAGCGCAAGAGAGACGGACCTGCCCTGGAACAAGGCACGGATAATCCCTGTTTTCGTACGAAGAAATATTAAGCTGGCAGAGGCTCCCAGTTACGGCAAAACTATCTTTGAGTATGAACCTGAATGTAACGGCTCAAAAGATTATCAAATGATTGCCGATTATCTTCGCAATGGCGCTGTACCGGCCGCCGAACCGAAGCAGAATACCGTCGAAATTTCCAGCCAAACGCCTCAATAA
- a CDS encoding aminotransferase class I/II-fold pyridoxal phosphate-dependent enzyme, with translation MTEFKIEPAERIKRLPPYLFGRLNALKLAKRQQQIDIIDLGMGNPSDPTPQVIVDKLCEAARDPRNQRYSSSRGIFNLRREVAIKYAKQYNVELDPNTEVLACIGSKEGFSHLCLAMLGPGDTALVADPAFPIHIYAVALAGANVVTVPLGNTQDSLKNIQETCEKLYPRPKMMILNFPHNPTAMTVDDISYFETVVDIAKRLNIAVIHDFAYGDTCFDGYKAPSFLSAKGAKDVGVEFSTLSKAYNMAGWRIGFATGNKQMIEALATIKGYYDYGIFQAIQIASIIAMRQCENDTVEQNKKYQFRRDVVCDCLAKVGWQVEKPRASMFVWARVPDDQLKGKGTIDFAMDLIENANVVVSPGRAFGENGEGYMRIALVENENRMRQAFRNIKKYIQKG, from the coding sequence ATGACAGAATTTAAAATAGAACCGGCTGAACGTATTAAAAGACTGCCGCCTTATCTTTTTGGAAGACTTAACGCTCTTAAGCTCGCCAAAAGACAGCAGCAAATCGACATTATCGACCTCGGTATGGGAAATCCCTCCGACCCCACTCCGCAGGTAATCGTTGACAAGCTTTGCGAAGCCGCCCGCGACCCCCGCAATCAGCGGTACAGCTCCAGCAGAGGCATCTTTAATCTCAGAAGAGAAGTCGCTATTAAATATGCCAAACAGTATAACGTCGAACTCGACCCAAATACCGAAGTCCTCGCCTGTATCGGCTCAAAGGAAGGTTTTAGTCATTTGTGTCTTGCGATGCTCGGTCCCGGAGATACGGCTCTCGTCGCTGACCCGGCGTTTCCAATCCATATTTACGCCGTTGCTCTTGCCGGCGCAAACGTCGTTACTGTACCGCTCGGCAATACACAGGATTCGCTGAAAAATATTCAGGAAACCTGCGAAAAACTTTATCCACGTCCGAAGATGATGATTTTGAACTTTCCGCATAATCCAACGGCAATGACTGTTGATGACATAAGTTATTTTGAAACTGTTGTCGATATCGCAAAAAGACTCAATATCGCTGTCATTCACGACTTCGCCTATGGCGATACCTGCTTTGACGGCTACAAGGCTCCGAGTTTCCTTTCTGCAAAAGGCGCAAAGGACGTAGGTGTAGAATTTTCCACTTTGAGCAAGGCCTACAATATGGCCGGCTGGCGAATAGGCTTCGCAACCGGAAACAAGCAGATGATTGAAGCCCTTGCGACTATTAAGGGTTATTATGATTACGGCATTTTCCAGGCCATTCAGATTGCAAGTATTATCGCGATGAGGCAATGCGAAAACGATACAGTTGAGCAGAACAAAAAATATCAGTTCCGCAGGGATGTCGTCTGCGACTGCCTTGCGAAAGTCGGCTGGCAGGTCGAAAAACCTCGCGCCTCGATGTTCGTCTGGGCAAGAGTTCCAGATGACCAGTTAAAAGGCAAAGGCACTATTGATTTCGCGATGGATTTGATTGAAAACGCAAACGTCGTCGTTTCGCCCGGCAGAGCCTTTGGCGAAAATGGCGAAGGGTATATGCGAATAGCTCTTGTCGAAAATGAAAACCGTATGCGGCAAGCCTTCCGCAACATCAAAAAATACATCCAAAAAGGATAA